A region of the Brienomyrus brachyistius isolate T26 chromosome 10, BBRACH_0.4, whole genome shotgun sequence genome:
ACTATCTCATTTGACTTATTTTACCCAAAGCTATAAACATATAACATGGGAaactttattaatattttaatatttttattaatatttttactgCCAGTCATACTACactttaaatgcaaaaataatcgGAGTAAACAGTATTATAATATTCCAGAGAATCGCTGtatttaaatttcatttaaaacaGAGATCAGGTGTTAAAATGATTTATACATTACGTTATAAAAAAGGTAAATTAATCTATATAAACAAAGTTTCAGGTTGAGTTGAAATGTCCCAGATGGGGCTTGAACTCACAACCCCTCGGATCCATGATTTCTGTGTCAGAAACAGGTCAGGTGTCATTTTTATAATGTTCCACAAAAAATGAAGTTCTATCACATTTAATGCACAGCTGAACCAACAACGTCACTTTTCTATCCTCCACCTCTTTAttgttttctccttctttctgccccccccaccaaaaaaggaATTTTCGAACCTGATTGGCTGGAATGGGAAATTTTGGACAAAGTTGAAGCTCAGTGGTTATAATGTTGTCAGAGACATGGAGAGGCATCTGGCTGCAGGGGGGGCCTGAGAGCGCTTCTTCTCTGCCAGCACCCAGACCACTCTAAAGCCCCAAAACGAGTTTCCGTAAGACTTAAGGCAGAAAGACAGAATGCCATAAGGGTCAAAACGTATTGCTGTTTTTGCACTAACAAGCTGAAAATTGACATGTTGAAGCAAACATTTTGTTCGGGTTAAGACGTACAAAATGTACACGTTAACAGGTCAATTTTGAGCTTGATAGTGCGAAAAAGCTAACATATTTTACCCTCTTTGATACTGGATGTCCAGTTTTTCTGTACAAAAGAGACTGCGACCCCGTGCAACACTTATTTACTAGTCAGTTTAGACTTATTTGTAGTCCATTAGTTTAGAAAAGTGTGGTCATATCAACTGCAGATGAACAAGACTGTTTAATATGAGATCTTTTTTTGTTACCTACAACTACTCACGCACATACTTTAAGGCAAAGACATGTTGTCTGTAGTTAGGAGAGCTGTACACATGTACATTACAATGTAATTATTAATTTATAAGACATTAGGCCAGACCTCACACACGTTTAAAGAATGACTGGCACAGTAGCGAAACGTAAACAACGGATCCTGTCACAACGTCGTTACATTTTCGGAATAAAGTATTGGGGCCTGAGAGTGGATCACGCGCTTTCAGGCCCCTCCTGCAGTCAGGTGCTCCTGGAGAGATGGGAATTCTCAGCACCGATTGGCAGGTGAAAGATGGGCAATTTTGGACAACAGCTGAGCTCATTGGCTGTGAATGCCGGAAAGCGTAGGAGGTAGTTGGCTAAAGATGCACAGAGGATCGATCACAGTTTTGATCACGgtagataatttttttttaatctagactTTTCTATACTGTTATTTCATCTTTCTGTTATTGCttaaaatacagtttttttaattcagtctgtctatctgcctGTCTAGTAAttacatttgtaaaaaaaaaaaaatcataaaatacaaaaggaaatgtCTTTAATGTTGAAATTTAGCAAGGATAACGGTCATTACATGTCTACTTAAAACATGATTTAAACATGTGTAAAGCCCACCCGGTTTGGAGATGCTTTCAACGGTTTGAATGACCGGTGCTTTTCCTAAATTTGCTCGCAATGAAAAAGTACCAGAAAATGCTAACAACCATTTTGATGATAGATGACAAAAACGGTAAATAGTGAAGATGGTCTTTGgtctgttatatatatatttttttaccatATAATCAACAGCAATAAGTAATCTTCAGTCCTACGATATAATGTATATTTACGGTAGCTGCTCAATTCTTCTACTCTGTAATCAAGAGTAACAGTAAGCACTTTGTCTCACTATATAATCAATATTAACAGCAGGTCCTTTATCCTGCTGCCATGTAATTAATACTAACAGTAGCTACTCAGTCCATCAACCCTGTAATCAAGTCATATTATCCCCCAATTCGTTCTACTATCCCATCAGCTGTAAACGCAGTTAACCCTTGTTTCTGAAGCTTTTTGTGCTTCTATATCAAGTTTTTCCCTGTACATTTATTTCAACAGCTGACAACTGGTATGCTACTGTTCTAAACGTGTTAAAAATGGAGTAAGGTTTTAAATATTCTGGGTTTTCTGCACTCGTGTACGCTTGGCCCTTCAGATGTGAGGAGTTACTCTGGTTTTTTTTTAGAATCAGTTAGAGTAGTTTTTTCCTAAAAACCTGAAGCATGTAGGCACAGCTGTTTGTCAGTCCCACCTGGTTGAGCTGAAAGCTTGCTCAGACACCAGACAGAGCAGAACACATTCAGACCCAGAGGACACAGTCAGTCTGTCTCTGTCCGAGCACAGGTGAGCGtaatgacgggggggggggggggggggggggatcctgaCAGCCTCACTTCTGATGGCCAAACACAGGCCCTTTTCAGAACCTGGCAGTGTTGGACTGAACAACCTTTTTTGTCTTTATGTATGTTATATGAAGCAATACTACAGTTCAAAAAGTTGTCTCTTTGAATACTATTGAAACAAAATAGAATATATTGTTTCTGGGCTTTACTTTGGCATGTGTTCTTTCATTTTCCCCTTTCTGCATTGACATTCAGCAATGCATGCTTCTTGAAGCTGAAAGCTTGTGCCTCAGTCCCTAGAACATCACTTTGAGTAAGACGCATGCTGGTCCATAGACGGAGCAGACCAGCAGCCTGGTCCCACCTTCATTATTCCCCAGAGGTGCTAATATTCCTGGGAACCGAGCAACACTCGGGCTCTGGATCTTTGAGCGAATTTAAATTAAGTATGAAAATTCATCTTTTCgtcttttgttctttttttctgcTTTTGATATGTCTTGTTCGTATTCCTATTTGTCTTCAATTTCTTTGATTTTGTGCACAACCTCTGTCTTTATAAATGTGTTCTGTAAATAAAGTTAGATTTGATTTGAAGCCTGGACGATGCATTAAAAGCTGTTCCATAATCTGCTTTCTTTGAAAGCAGAGCCGACACCCAGGTTTACAATATGTCTTGCAGACTCTTACAGTTAGATTTATTTTCCAGTAGTATAACTATGTATTCATGGTCAGGGGAGCCTAGTTAGGTTCTTTATTTAAGTTTTACCTGACTCTGCACTTGTTGCTTAGTCTTTCTGTGGTCAGCCAAGGTTCCAGAGTGGCAGGATAATAAATAACTACTGGTGTTCAAATGGTTTTTGCATTTTGTTTCTTGGGGGCAGTTTTTCTTTGTGGAACTCGGGAGGAATCCATTTAATGGATGGCTGGCTTTTACCTCTGAATTCTTAAAAAAGTGGGTACTGTTCTGTAACTGAGAATGAGTACTATCCTGTAACTGAGAGTGGAGTACTGTTCTGTAACTGAGAGTGGGTACTATCCTGTAAACCTGTAACTGAGAGTGGGGTTCTGTTCTGTAATTGACAGTGGGTACTATCCTGTAACTGAGAGTGGGTACTATCCTGTAACTGAGAGTGGAGTACTGTTCTGTAACTGAGAGTGGATACTATCCTGTAACCCTGTAACTGAGAGTGGGGTTCTGTTCTGTAATTGACAGTGGGTACTATCCTGTAACTGAGAGTGGAGTACTGTTCTGTAACTGAGAGTGGATACTATCCTGTAACTGAGAGTGGGGTTCTGTTCTGTAATGGACAGTGGGTACTATCTTATAACTGAGAATGGCTACTATCCTGTAACCCTGTGACTGAGAGTGGGGTTCTGTTCTGTAATTGACAGTGAGTACTATCCTGTAACTGAGAATGGGTACTATCCTGTAACCCTGTAACTGAGAGTGGGGTTCTGTTCTGTAATTGACAGTGAGTACTATCCTGTGACTGAGAGTGGGGTTCTGTTCTGTAACTGACTTTGGGTACTATCCTGTAACTGAGAATGGGTACTATTCCAAAACTACACTGGGAGTTTCCAGGAAGCATTGTGCAATACAGCACACATCCATGTACACTGACTGGATATATGAACTTATGCAATTACAATACATTCATTTTTGATCAGAGAAACTGAGCACAGCCACACAGAAAATAGGCACCCCAGCATGGGTGCAAGGGTACAGGGAAATATGGGCGGCTATTCATTGTTATGGTAGCACTTTACTTGTAGGGGAAGTAGTgtaatattatgctattacttatgtattgattaaccagaaactaagttTTAGTTATAGACTGATCTCGTGTTTGTCCATGGTTAATAAGTTATCACATCTTTTAAATCAAGtaattactatatttgttaataTATCTGTTAATCTTGTATATCTTAGTGAACTACTGAAGTGGCTACTGAAGGAATTTCTAAGAAACTACTGAGGGAACGAGTAAATAAAATAACTGAAGTACTGATGTTGTTCATTGTTAATaaatcatgatgcatcttttacGTTAAGTAGCATCTAtacttgttcatgatttgtgctgtagtagtaactgagttactactatTTGTGCCCCTTAGGTAAAGCATTACCATTGTTACTGAAGTAGTCTTACTATCAGTTTGTATTTTTATGAAGGTCATGAGTTGACACTTTACACTTTTCAGTGGACATAGAAGCAGATTAGTTTTTATTGGCAAAAAAATTGTCCGCCTAAAATAATATCGCACGTGGAGTCCACATAACTCACTCTTTAGAACCTTTACTAACGCAGTGTTGCTTGGCTACCATGGCAACCAGACAAAATTAAGGGTAGGGCCTAGCAAGAGGGGCAGCAGCACTGAAAGGCTGAAATGACGGACCTGGGCGGTGCTTGAATTCCACAAGCACTCTGTCACCTTTGAGCAATAATAACTGGAAATGTATGACTTCTAAAACGTACCTTTGAAGCGGAGGATTAACATTTTCCCCACAAGAAAAGACATTCTGTGAAGTAATGCATGGTTTATCTTGGCCAACACGTTCTTTACAAAGGCAGCAAATCAGAGCTACGAAATCCTTCAGCTGACACCAGCAGGGGCGTATGTGACGTAAACCTTCCTCCTCTTCTGTTTCTAATCAACTGGGCTGTGTCAACCCTGTTCTTTTACAGAACCCCCACATTGGGACAATTCATGCGTAAATCGGTCTCAGATGGTTTTGGCATTGGTACACTCACTCTATCCACTATTCAGTATAATGAGTAATAGCTTTTTCAATTTCTAATTGGATTTCTTGTACTTGTTTCACACAGGAGGTGACAGAATGTGGATAACTTTGCAAAATCTCAGCATATATATCAGAGTATATGTGTTATCGTGTAAATTTATGGTAAAAGAAAAGGATGGACAGTCTAAACTCACATCAGCAGATTaagtataaaaatgattaaactTTTAGTACACACATTAGAAAGTGAATTATTGTGAATTGTATGAATGACTTAAATTGCTGAAACACATTACCCAAGGTTATAGTTTTTAACGTTTGACTTGATTTTAATGGTAAAGGTATTGGGGGGGATTTAAACATGAAATGTGACAAATGAGGAGTTCacatttaacagatgcttttatctaaagtaACATACAGGCAGGGACAGCCAGACCTCAGCGCAATGGGGGTTGGAGATCTTGCTCAGGACTCCAACCTGGAAATTATTTTGCTGCCCACAGGATTTTAACCACGAACCATTTGATCACAGCGATCTAAGTCGCTCCTAAAACGTTCATACGTGGCTGCGAGCAGGGGTCAAACCTGCACAGGGAAACCCCCATTAGATTTCAAGTCCAATGAGTTGACCACTCAGCATTTCAGCCACACTTGTAGCAGTAGCTCACTGGTTAAGGTTTCAGATGTGAGTAGAGCACAAAGGAAAATTCAGTTTCAATTAAACTATTCTGTATAGCCCATTTTCCAGAACATCGTCTATATTGTCGCAAAGTGCTTGACATTATCcctacccaaagcccccagtgagcaaggcaGCAATGACagtggaaagaaaaaaactctagaaggaagaaaccatcAGAGAACCAgattcaaagggggagcccatcctccttaAGCCAGAAAAGGTCATCAAATTAAGAAAGCCCTGAAATCCTGAAAACATTCTATATATTAACTGTAACCATGTATTATGTGCACACACATGAAGACAAGAAAGACTGGATGAATGTTGTACTTCAGGTAGAATATCATCATCATCTGCAACAGACAGAAGGGGGACAGAACAGTGGCAGCAGAAATTATAGGTCCAACGTCAGTGTTTCACACCGTTTTAGAAGATGTTCAAGATGTTTAGTGAACTTCAGTGGAATTTTGTCTGAGGAACTTAGGTAAAAGAAAATGGTTGTCGACGGCTGAAGTTTTTTCATAACAAAAACAGAAGAATTATAAAGGATTACAGCTAATTTGATCTGACTAAACTACGTTTGATCATCATAAATTTCTTCTGTGATGAGGCTTCACAGTTAGACTCCAGGACGCTGCTGGTGAGGAAATGATGTCAAAGAACGTGCGATGCCCCCCTGCTGGTGCGAGTCAAGAAAAAAGTCCGAGCTGCCGAGAGCTGCTCCACATCCCGGGAAACGCCGTCCGTCCCTACAGCGGCGTCTTAGGTACATTGCGCGTTATTCAGATTACACCTTTAAAAGGTTGTAGCTGCGTAATTTCATTGCTTCGATCGCGTTAATTAAACCCGACTTTGAGTTTAGAAGAATCTCAGATTTTTCAGCCTCCAGCAGACTCAGTCATTGGTAAGCCGCCGGGGATTTGCTGTATTCTCTTCGCCAAAGTTAACTGCGGCATGTCGACTTCTACTCTGCCTAAGGTTGTCTGCTTCTGTGCCTCTGGAGCACTTTCTCCCATTTTCGCTAAATACTAAGGAATCCAGCAACTTTTCCGTCTTGCCGGACGCTTTAACTCGCCGCTAAACGCCGCACTATGCTGGTTTGTTTTGTGATCATTTCACTAGCCGGTTTAGTTGATCGGCACGGTGCGGGGCACCCGTGTAACGACACCGCTTGGCCGGTTACCTCCGAGACACTATAACCGGATCAGCCCGGTCAGCGATGAGGTCTGAGAGTCACCGAGCCGCTAAGCGGCTTAGCTGTTTGACGTTAATTAACGAGCCAGTCTCGGCTCGCGCCGTTAAGTGATTGGCTGTCAGGTTCGCTCGCGGCGATCAGTTATTTTAACGGGAAAAGTCACTGCAGCCGGATAATCGGGTTTGCTGGTTAACTGGTAAATAATCTTTCCTCCGACTATATTGTAGGTCGTACCCGAATAGCTAGTTTGACACGTGTTTATTTCTCATAACTCTAATTGAATATTGAACCTTATTCATTGCTTATCAGCAGGCAGGCAAACTCCATTAGTTGCGTTACCTTCGGCCTCGCGTGTCACGTACTTTTTCTGGCATAAAATGGGAAACTTTAGCATTCGACTTAAAATGTATCCGAGGTGGATTATTGGTGGAGTACGTGTAATGAAAAACATCACAGATGTGAACTTAAAGTTGTGTTAAAAGAAATTGTATTTAATACAACATGGAAGGAATTATACTACAACCGGAGTTAATTTAAATTACTAATGATTACCTCGGGCTCTTACTGCAAACGAGTCCAGACCTGACCGTTGTCAAATATCTTTAGAAATCAGATGTTCCTAGAGGGAAAAAACTGGATGATATGCATAAATATATTGGTAGTCCTGTAACGTTTGGTGCAATTGTTCACACGTGgcttttatattaatataaattaattGTTTGTTAAATCTGGCATCCTAAAATGGTCAGTTTCCTATCAGCTAGTCTGTATTAAAATGTTTGATATGCCATTTTTTGTTACTGGGTCACATAAAACAGCTGAGTTCATCGCTTTACGAGAACACGACGGTCTTGAGGAACTTGCCATATTCCCCTGGAGACTAAAAGTATGGGACTGCCGGACTGAAAAGTTTCAGGATTAGTTTTCATATTAATGTGAGAGGTCAGAATAATGAGTCGCTTGTACGTGCAGGATGGATGTGGAGAGAAAGCGGGGCAGCAGAGCCGTGAAGGGAACGActgtgttggggggtggggtggggtaagGGGGGGTGAGCAAAAGGGGAGGTGCACACACAGATGCCTGTGTACTCCTGAGAGCCTGCGTGGCATGAGAGGGGGGTGGTGAtcaggatgggggaggggtgagagGGGATGGGGGTGTGTCATCGGGGTGAAAAACCACAAGATTCTTTTATTTAAAGTTTTTCTTCCATTTATCATCTTTAGCTTGTACCCATTATAGTTTTGTGGTAAAGCAATGCAGAATGTACTGAGTGCAGGATTAGTGTGGAACTATGAGGTGGGGAATGATTGAAGTAGTGTTAGTTTTCCTCCATGGAGGATGTAAAATAACTGATTGCTCAATAGCAGGGTGAtgtgagagaggagaagagtgaACATTTCCTATCTTCATTGAGGAGGTGTGATGTCAGAAAGACCCAGGACAGAAGTTTGGTTACCCTTTATTTTAAGGGAGGGGGAATGATGTCAGAAAGACCCAGCATAGAAGTGTAGTCACTCTTAACTCTGAATCACTTTTACCACATGTGTTTATTTCCTGTCAGTGATGTCAcacagtgagagagagggagtggaTCTCATACATCTGTTTCCTAGAAATGTTGCACATGTCTTTCTGTGTATGTTGCGCATGGATCAGTAGGGAGTCATTCGGGAATTTGGATTTATGGCTCAACTTCAGCAGCAGGAAAGGATTATGAATGAGGGAGTCCTGGCTCCctcctgttttattttaaattgccCTCTTTATTTCTGCTCCACTTACTTTTTTGCTAATTAATGATAGGTTACTGAGGCAGGTGACTATTATGAACAAAGTTCATAACAGAACTGACAAAACACATTTGAAAAATATAGTGGGGTTTATAATGATCAGGAAGAACAGCTTGGCAGACAGATTGTGTTAGGAATATTCCACTTAAAACTCTTTAGCACTTCTGTGGGATCTGCAGCTTGGGGCACCTGTAATTGCTGAATGGTAGTTCTCATGACTGAAATGATCAAGTACTAGCTTTATTTAAGTAGACTAACTTCAGTTAGAGCATGCTGGTTGTAGATATCAGTGATATCTGAGTCAATATCAAAGATCGGAATCGGGGGCAATCCAAGCATTTTTTAATTGATCACTATCGGCTACCACAGCCTGATCCAAAACCCTATGTATTTAGTTTCTTGTATCCACTTAATTTATGCCAGTTGCACAGACTGTAAGGTTCTGTGACACGCTGCAGTAAGCTTGAGGCTCGTGGCTTTAAACTACAAGCTATCAAGATGTCGGCCACGTGATAAGTGTTTAATTTGGTAATTCAAAGTAGCCCAAGAGCTGCCTGCCATGTTTGCAATGTCATCCCTTAGAAAGGAGGTAGCAACAGGACATCATTTAATACAAGAAACTTAATTGGGCATGAGCAGAAACACCACAAGGAGGAATACTGCAATATCCTGAGGTTCACTGAAGATAAAACACTGCACTGACGCCTATGGTTTGTGTATGGATATTTAAATTGTTATTAAAATATCAGATCGGTACTCAGAGTTGGCAGATATAAATATTGAATGGGTCGGATCGGGGGACCAAAAAAGTGGATTGGGCCATCCCTATTAGATTTTCGTGAACAAAATAGTAAAGACTGtttcacattctttttatatTCCTGTATGTGTTTTTTCAACATAAAAATTACAACAGGCAATGACATCAGAAACATGCATCCTTGgggcaaacatctctgtggttTAAAAGCTGTCATTTACTATATTGTCATACCAGCTTGAAGCATCAGTTCGTGTGAATTCCtgccagtataattattttatagAAGTAATTAACCGGTTGGCTGAAAATCCCCACACAACCTCTGCAGTCAAGGACCAATTCTGTGCAGCCTTGCATTAGTAGAATTCTGGAACAAGTCAGTTATCCTGTCTGGCTTTTAGTTTAGTGACTGATCCATGTAGTTTTTCTCTTTCTCAGGTCTCTTAAATATCATCTTTTAATCCTTACATCTCTGTGATGACCTGCCCACTGTATCTCTTTTGTCAAAGACATCTTTCAGGGAGGATGGTGCAGGTGAAGAGGATATGCTGCATAGGGGCCGGGTATGTGGGGGGGCCCACCTGCAGTGTGATCGCCCAGATGTGCCCAGGACTGATGGTCACGGTGGTGGATGTGAACGAGGACCGCATACGAGCCTGGAACTCTGACAGCCTGCCTATCTTTGAGGTCAGCTTTCGGGGAATTCCTGAGTTCTTGGGTTGGAGTTGGGTTTGTCACTTAATCTCTTTCACTGTTATTCAGTAACCCCTTCACATTTGAGAACTTGACATTTATGGTTTCAGTTATTTGCCAGTTATTCGTTCAGTTAAATCGGAATATGTTTGGAGCTTGCTGAAATATACCAGAAACTCGCAGATGGTGCATTAGCCCAAAACAATACTGAAAATGATTCGGATCACATAAAATCATATATAAATAGtagtaatacataatatttgtTAGTGTAGGTACTTACCATACGCTTGTCTTTAATGTTAAGTCTCGACTTGGGTGCGCCACGCGTCTTGTCCTGAGAACCAGCCTCACATGTCACATGTTAACTCTAATTGTGACTGTGGAATCATGCCATTCCTCCCAGTAACTTTTACATTTTTCAGTGCCGTttactttgcatttttaattataGAAACAAAACGTACTGTTCCCAGTGCATACTGCTCTTGATAGGAAATGACAGAATAATTTGACATGCAAAGTGTTCAGTACAGTACTGTTTATTTAGAAATTGCTAATAAATAGGCTTTTATATTAtcattcaggctagcagactgttacgTGTTGAAGTTAGGGGTGCCCAAATATTAattgcaatttgtcacattcatGGGGATCTTCTGTAATTTCAAAATCGAAGGCTTTTCATTATACTGGGGAAATTACCACCTTGTTCACTGGTTTCTAACACTGCACTACTTTAGGGTTAATTATTAGGTCCTTCATATTCTTCCTCCTCCTTGCCCCCCATCTCCAGCCTGGCCTTCAAGAAGTAGTTGAGTCCTGTCGGGGAGTCAACCTCTTCTTCTCCACAGATATCGACAGTGCGATCCAGGATGCAGACCTCGTCTTTATCTCGGTAAACCCATTGCTGCAATTTTCCGTAAATGTGTGCCACTGCTTTCTGTGTTCGTCTCCATTTTGTGCCACTACAGGCCACTTTCCAGCATAGTATCTCGTATcttgtaacactttacttgagaggcacaaataatgtagtcatactcttacttaatgtattaattaaccagaaactaaatgttatttacatactgatctcatgttcatcCATCATTATTTCTTCATGATTTGTAACAGTCAGTCGATGTTTTGGAGCTGATTTATTTTGATTTCTGGACTTGGAAACCTTCCGGTATGTTGCGATTTAGCTTTTTGTGTTGTCTATCAGTGTTGGGCAGTAGAGTGTTACTCAGTAATGCATTATTGAAATATTGTTATTTTCCTCATTAATGAGTAGTGTAAGGGATTCCAGTTTCCAAAACAGTAATTATATTACAGTTCTTAATCAAAGCAATGCCACGTCACTGTGTTGCTGGAATGCGACTTCCTCATTCTTATGATGATGTGTACATTTAGTGCACTTGTGGGGTGGATTTTTAGTTTAGGTGGTTTGGTGCTCATCCCTAAAAGGAACTGACTGTCTGATAAGAGGTCTGTGAAGCTTCTGCTAATGAGATACAATCATTGTTTCACTTCTGAAGCTTGCTTAGTATGTCTGGGCAAAGATAAAACAAGAAGCTGGACACAATATCAACCTATACATGGTGTCATACATTGTTTTAGATGTATTGTAAAACTGTTAAGAATAATCCTTTGCTggatatgcaaaaaaaaaattcagttgtACGAGGAGCTGGCTAAACAAGTCATGTTTTTTGCAGGCACAGGGGTAAAGAAAGTACATATAACAAGTAACCTAACTAATTTCTTTTGATAATAAGTGAAGTAATACTACAAAATCTTGAGTAATTTGGGATAACAATGTTGACTGCCAGGTGAAGACCCCAGCAAGCCTGCCCGTATGTGGAGTTTTAGCTTTTTTATGTTATCTACTAGGTGAACACCCCAACAAAGACTTTTGGGATTGGTAAGGGGAGGGCTGCAGACTTAAAGTACATTGAGGCATGTGCACGGCGCATCGCCGACGTCTCCACCGGCTGTAAGATCGTGGTGGAGAAGAGCACGGTCCCTGTCAGGGCGGCAGAGAGCATCCGGCGAATCTTCAACGCCAACACAAAGAGCACGCTCAGTTTCCAGGTGAATCCTAGTGCCCGTCGTTAATGTGTTGTGGTTCTTTCTTAGCCTACCTGTCATATACAATCGGTCCTGCAGTTAGGTTTTTTACAGTTAATTATGTACTGTTTAGCTATGTCTGTTCACTCATTTCCCTTTTCTATCGGGACTTTTGTCCAGGTTCTGTCTAACCCAGAGTTCTTGGCAGAGGGGACAGCCATCTCAGACCTGAAGAACCCAGACAGGGTTCTCATTGGGGGGGACGAGAGCCCAGAGGGTCAGTGTGCGATCGAAGCTTTACGAGACATTTATGAACACTGGGTGCCCAAGGACAAGATAATCACCACCAACACGTGGTCATCTGAACTCTCCAAGCTTGTAAGCCTTCTCCTCCCCTTTCAGCGGGCTAATCCTTCATGTAGCCTGGGGTATCTTCAccctctgctccctccctggtctTCCCTGTAGGCAGCCAATGCCTTCCTGGCCCAGCGCATCAGTAGCATAAATTCCATCAGCGCCCTGTGTGAAGTGACTGGCGCTGATGTGGAGGAGGTGGCTCACGCCATTGGCACAGACCAGAGGATTGGGAGCCGCTTCCTTAAAGCCAGTGTGGGTGAGTGGGGTGGGCTGACGAAAAGAATATTtgatggtggggggagggggaagaaATCTGTAGCATAATGGTTAAACAACTTATGATCCAAAGCTTGAGTTTAAGCCTAAATGTTTCAGCTCACCATGTAAATATCTGTGTCTAAAACTAGCCGGAATTCTTTTAATGCTGCCCCTGCAGTAATTAGTAAGGTCCTGCGTATTATAAATCAGGGGTGTCAGACTCCAGCCCCGGAGGGCCGGAGCccagcacatttttgggtttcccctcatttaacacaccggATTCAGCTCCTTGCACCTACTTGTGCTAAttagcacacagctcttgagctgaatcatttgtggtggaacagagaAAGACCCAAGCTGtacagggctctggccccccaggaatTAAGTTTGACACCCCGGTTATAATACCATGCCTGTACATTATGCtgatttaaatgtaattaactaCTTTTACTAGCCAAACAACCAAATCCtgttaattattattgttgaaTATTTTTGGTACTCCTTTCTGACAACATTTATCTAGTAC
Encoded here:
- the LOC125750875 gene encoding UDP-glucose 6-dehydrogenase-like isoform X1; this encodes MPPCWCESRKKSELPRAAPHPGKRRPSLQRRLRHLSGRMVQVKRICCIGAGYVGGPTCSVIAQMCPGLMVTVVDVNEDRIRAWNSDSLPIFEPGLQEVVESCRGVNLFFSTDIDSAIQDADLVFISVNTPTKTFGIGKGRAADLKYIEACARRIADVSTGCKIVVEKSTVPVRAAESIRRIFNANTKSTLSFQVLSNPEFLAEGTAISDLKNPDRVLIGGDESPEGQCAIEALRDIYEHWVPKDKIITTNTWSSELSKLAANAFLAQRISSINSISALCEVTGADVEEVAHAIGTDQRIGSRFLKASVGFGGSCFQKDVLNLVYLCEALNLPEVARYWQQVIEINDYQRQRFSSRIIGCLFNTVTDKKIALLGFAFKKNTGDTRESSSIYISRYLMDEGARLHIYDPKVKKGQIIQDLSQPTLSHGDDTQRVSQLVTIATDPYSACENAHAIVICTEWDMFKELDYERIYKAMLKPAFIFDGRRILDSLHDQLQHIGFQVETIGKRVSQRIPFTGSNEISKPEQLLPSKKLKQ
- the LOC125750875 gene encoding UDP-glucose 6-dehydrogenase-like isoform X2, which translates into the protein MVQVKRICCIGAGYVGGPTCSVIAQMCPGLMVTVVDVNEDRIRAWNSDSLPIFEPGLQEVVESCRGVNLFFSTDIDSAIQDADLVFISVNTPTKTFGIGKGRAADLKYIEACARRIADVSTGCKIVVEKSTVPVRAAESIRRIFNANTKSTLSFQVLSNPEFLAEGTAISDLKNPDRVLIGGDESPEGQCAIEALRDIYEHWVPKDKIITTNTWSSELSKLAANAFLAQRISSINSISALCEVTGADVEEVAHAIGTDQRIGSRFLKASVGFGGSCFQKDVLNLVYLCEALNLPEVARYWQQVIEINDYQRQRFSSRIIGCLFNTVTDKKIALLGFAFKKNTGDTRESSSIYISRYLMDEGARLHIYDPKVKKGQIIQDLSQPTLSHGDDTQRVSQLVTIATDPYSACENAHAIVICTEWDMFKELDYERIYKAMLKPAFIFDGRRILDSLHDQLQHIGFQVETIGKRVSQRIPFTGSNEISKPEQLLPSKKLKQ